Part of the Natronobacterium gregoryi SP2 genome, GACGGTTATATAGATCGGCTCGGTACTCGATAGTGAATGAATCTCGCGCAAGTCGCGCTCGGCACGGGGTTACTCGGCGTGAGTACCCTAGCGTTCGTCGGGCCGACGATGCTCGAGTCCTACGTTCTCTATACCTTGATCGGTCTCGGCCTCGTCGTCGGGACGGTTGCGTTGCTCGCCTGTCGGGCACGGGAGACCCTGACAGTAGACCCGCAGTGAATGGGTGGACTTTCACCTCGCTACCGCTGTAACGGTGGCGTCGCTCTCGGACGAACTGTCGGAACGATATCCCAGTGAACGGCTTTGGATTGCAAGTGGGTCGGCACCGACTGATACGGTTTGCTGTCAGTCAGTTCCGGCGCGACCACAGGGGGCTCGCGGTTGCGCCGGTCTATCGGTACAGCGTTCCGTATGGCAGGAAACCGTATTAGAGAAGGAACGTCTCGTGTCGTTCGCCCAGATCGAGAAACGCGTCCGCCTCGCCGACCAGTTCTTCGGCAGTCGAAGATTCAAACGCCATCACCTCGACGCGGACGCCCTCGTGGCGCAAGTGCGAGCAGAGCCGGGAGAAGTCGCCGTCACCCGTACAGAGAACGATCGTGTCGACGTGGTTCGCGAGCGTGACGGCATCTAAACTCATGCCCACGTCCCAGTCTGCTTTCTTCGTCCCGTCCGAAAACGTCTTGATGTCTTTGATTTTCGTCTCGAAGCCGATGTCGACCAGCGCGTCGAAGAAACTCTCCTCTTCGGGTGCGTCCGCACGGATGACGTAAGCGATCGCGCGAGTGAGCTGTCGATCCTGGACTGCCTTCTCGAGGAGCGCGGAGTAGTCGATATTGCGGCTATGGAGACTCTGTGCAGTGTGATAGAGGTTCTGCGCGTCGACGAGAACGGCGACGCGCTGACCGGCATGTATTTCCGTCACGGGTTAGGTTGTGACGGCGTACGGTAAAAATCGCGTCGATTGTGCGAATTTTTTCGCCCCGGTGACGGGTTCAGCGTCGCAGTTTCTCGATGCGCTTTTCCGTGGGCGGATGAGACGCAAACAGCGACTCGAACAGGCCGCGCTCGGAGTTGAAGATACAGAGTGCGGCCTGGCTGTCGTCGATTGTCGACTCGCGGTTCTCGGCGCCCTTCGAGATCTTTTCGAGTGCTCGAGCGAGCGGGTCGCCGCTGCCGATGTACTGACGGGCGTCGTCGTCGGCGACGTACTCGCGGTAGCGCGAGATCGCCATCACCAGCACCGTGACGAGCATCTGGGCGAACATCGAGAGGATCCAGCCGGCGATGAAGCCACCGGGGTTGTCCTCGCCCGCGAACACGTAGACGAAGTAGACGGCGTAGCCGACCATCATCCCGATGGAGCTCCCGACCGTCATCATCAACACGTCGCGGTTCTTGATGTGGGCGAGTTCATGGGCGACGACGCCCTCGAGTTCGTCACGGTCGAGCAGGCGAATGAGTTCCTCGCTGACGACGACGACGCCGTTGCCCTTCCGGCCGGTGGCAAAGGCGTTGGGGACGCCCATCTCCTGGACCATCAGTTTGGGCTTATCGATGCCCATATCGCGACTCAACGACTCCGTCATCCGGTGGATGTCGGCGTATTTACCGCTTTCGGGCATCTCTTCGGCTTTCCTGGTTGCCATCCAGGTACCGAACTTGTACTGGGCGAACGGGAACGATACCAGCAGCAACAGGACCAGTGGCCAGCCCTGCGTCCCGAGAAACGCCAGTCCAACAGCCCCGACAAACAGGTACAGCGCCGCCAGCATCGAGCCGACGACGAACATTCGTAGTTTTAATCCGAAGTCTGTCATAGGCGTCCGTAAGCAGTCAGGATGTATAAATTTCGTGGGATCGGCTAGCCCGGACCGGCAAGCGACTCGGCGTGATCGTCTCCAGAAGCAGTTTTCGGTTCCGCTGTGAACAGTCTTCAGACGAGTCAGGTCGAACGAGCGAGCGGTCTCGAGCACCG contains:
- a CDS encoding LabA-like NYN domain-containing protein, whose translation is MTEIHAGQRVAVLVDAQNLYHTAQSLHSRNIDYSALLEKAVQDRQLTRAIAYVIRADAPEEESFFDALVDIGFETKIKDIKTFSDGTKKADWDVGMSLDAVTLANHVDTIVLCTGDGDFSRLCSHLRHEGVRVEVMAFESSTAEELVGEADAFLDLGERHETFLL
- a CDS encoding M48 family metallopeptidase — translated: MTDFGLKLRMFVVGSMLAALYLFVGAVGLAFLGTQGWPLVLLLLVSFPFAQYKFGTWMATRKAEEMPESGKYADIHRMTESLSRDMGIDKPKLMVQEMGVPNAFATGRKGNGVVVVSEELIRLLDRDELEGVVAHELAHIKNRDVLMMTVGSSIGMMVGYAVYFVYVFAGEDNPGGFIAGWILSMFAQMLVTVLVMAISRYREYVADDDARQYIGSGDPLARALEKISKGAENRESTIDDSQAALCIFNSERGLFESLFASHPPTEKRIEKLRR